One stretch of Acidobacteriota bacterium DNA includes these proteins:
- a CDS encoding MBL fold metallo-hydrolase: MRRWCGPITLGVVLLLTFAFRGHAQEERFVRIDTLNVRDTLYHLGDGGANGLALIDEINGGVILVGTKLPGWGQAVSDAVYQVTDLPVTTIISTHADADHTGANGEFPDVVDFIAHENTLANMARMELFAGGAGLPTTTFTDRFALLEDLDRVELYHFGPAHTDGDVVVVFPQKRTAYLGDLFPDKAAPEIDTANGGSGVAFPETLAKAVAAIDGVDRVITGHGPIPTTYAGRGRRDRGERRAWTGWMTWGDLAEYADFNRDFLASVRASYEAGRSVDRAVSSLDLSERYADYDMERARANVEAIYNELAGR, translated from the coding sequence ATGAGACGGTGGTGCGGTCCGATCACGTTGGGCGTCGTTCTGCTGCTCACGTTCGCGTTCCGCGGACACGCACAGGAGGAGCGGTTCGTCCGGATCGACACCCTCAACGTACGCGACACCCTCTATCACCTCGGAGACGGCGGCGCGAACGGGCTCGCGCTGATCGACGAGATCAACGGCGGGGTCATACTGGTCGGCACCAAGCTGCCCGGTTGGGGACAGGCGGTGAGCGACGCGGTCTACCAGGTCACGGACCTGCCGGTGACGACCATCATCAGCACGCACGCCGATGCCGATCACACCGGCGCCAACGGCGAGTTCCCGGACGTGGTCGACTTCATCGCGCACGAGAACACGCTTGCGAACATGGCGCGCATGGAGCTGTTCGCCGGCGGCGCGGGACTGCCGACGACGACGTTCACGGACCGCTTCGCCCTGCTCGAGGATCTCGACCGCGTCGAGCTCTACCACTTCGGCCCCGCCCACACGGACGGCGACGTCGTCGTCGTGTTCCCGCAGAAGCGGACCGCGTATCTCGGCGACCTTTTTCCGGACAAGGCGGCTCCGGAGATCGACACTGCCAACGGCGGGAGCGGCGTCGCGTTCCCGGAGACGCTGGCGAAGGCGGTGGCGGCCATCGACGGCGTGGACCGGGTGATCACCGGCCACGGTCCCATTCCCACGACCTACGCCGGGCGCGGCCGCCGCGACCGGGGGGAGCGCCGGGCATGGACGGGGTGGATGACCTGGGGCGACCTGGCGGAGTACGCCGACTTCAATCGGGACTTCCTCGCCTCGGTACGGGCGTCGTACGAGGCCGGACGGAGCGTCGACCGGGCGGTCTCGAGTCTCGATCTGTCGGAGCGCTACGCCGACTACGACATGGAACGGGCACGAGCGAACGTCGAGGCGATCTACAACGAGCTGGCGGGCCGCTGA